The following are encoded together in the Ovis aries strain OAR_USU_Benz2616 breed Rambouillet chromosome 15, ARS-UI_Ramb_v3.0, whole genome shotgun sequence genome:
- the FSHB gene encoding follitropin subunit beta precursor: MKSVQFCFLFCCWRAICCRSCELTNITITVEKEECSFCISINTTWCAGYCYTRDLVYKDPARPNIQKACTFKELVYETVKVPGCAHHADSLYTYPVATECHCGKCDRDSTDCTVRGLGPSYCSFSDIRE, encoded by the exons ATGAAGTCCGTCCAGTTCTGCTTCCTTTTCTGTTGCTGGAGAGCAATCTGCTGCAGAAGCTGCGAGCTGACCAACATCACCATCACGGTGGAGAAAGAGGAATGTAGCTTCTGCATAAGCATCAACACCACGTGGTGTGCAGGCTACTGCTACACCCGG GACTTGGTGTACAAGGACCCAGCGAGGCCCAACATCCAGAAAGCATGTACCTTCAAGGAGCTGGTGTACGAGACGGTGAAAGTGCCTGGCTGTGCCCACCATGCAGACTCCCTGTACACGTACCCAGTAGCCACTGAATGTCACTGCGGCAAGTGTGACCGCGACAGCACTGACTGCACCGTGCGAGGCCTGGGGCCCAGCTACTGCTCCTTCAGTGACATCAGAGAATAA